In Ammospiza caudacuta isolate bAmmCau1 chromosome Z, bAmmCau1.pri, whole genome shotgun sequence, the genomic stretch CTGTGGGGGAATCTTTTCTAATTTCTTCTGACAGAAAACACTTCTTGCCCTGTCCTGCTCTTTCAGGATGTGAAATGCAAACTTCCCATTACCCACAGGAACGCCTTGGTGTACACACTGAGCTTTGGCAAGCAATGCTTCAAAGCATGCCCCCTGAAGGTATTCTTACCCCCCCAGCTACGTGGTACAGTTCAGTGGCAGGCTACATTAATATTGTCTGTGTGCTAAAACACCTCCCTGATGCAATGTAAGTGCCCTTCTAACATGAACTAGATCCATGATATCCATATTTATCTATTTTGTATCAGAACAAAATGGAACATGTGTATTTGATAAAGAGAAGAATAAGTCTCTTGTTTTCACTTCATAAAAATATGAAGGGGTTTCTGAATGTGAATTTTGAAGTGGACTGATTCAATAGCAGAACCTGCTCAAAAATCTCCAGCAGACAGGCAGTGCTGTCTCCTGGCAAGCTGCACAGCCAAAATAAATGACACACCACCTTTCAATCACTGGCAACTCCCTGTCCCGGAGCATAACTTAATTTATTGAAGTGAGCTGCAATAATATAAGATGAGCATCAAaggtgagcagcacagggcttttTTTAGAGCAGATCAATGGTAAATCCTGATGTCAATACTGTGGCCATCATTTTTTCAAAGGACACCCTAAACCCTcagtttatttgttttaaagacCTTCAAGGACAGTCATAGCTTCTGTCAGGAGGCTACAAAAATTTCAGATAAATTTTTCAGGTGAATGTAACTGTATAGAGCTTTAGAGTTCAACAATGAGATTACTTGGGATCACGGAGAGGTGGAATTTCTTTCCCTCTGCCTCTACATAAATTGCCTATttgattttaatgaaatatatttgtttCAGTAGTTGTATTATCTTGTTGAACATTTTTAGCAAAAACATCTAAAATTCTGAAGCTGAGGAAAATACAAACCTTCCAGCTCAGCTTTATTCCACACTTCTCTGTGACTTTGCATGGGGCCTGCTATAAGCCTTCACTCTTTGGACCACAACATTGCTTTTACAGAAAGGTAACTGCACAAACTCCCAGACTTACCAAGAATATAAAATGCAGCCAAACAGAATCGTAGTACCCAAGCCAGTAACCAGGTTTTCATCTCTGTGCAGGCCTTGACTGAATTCAGGTACACAGATTGTGAtattcctgttgttttcatccAGGACttcacaaacaaacaaacacaaaaaaaaccaatttgCAGAGCTCATTTCATTCCATTTTAAAGTAGTCTTCACACTGAAGGCTTTAACTGAATTTTTATTATGTGACAGTGGATATATAAATTTCAGTTATTTGTCTAGTTCTTAGAAAGATCACAGAGAAAAAATGGGTAAATCTAGTCTAGCAGACTCTGTGTTtcagacaaaaccaaaaatgcaaTTTACTAGGGTACTAAAATTTCCTGTCTGATCACAACAAcaaacaagggaaaaaacaacTGTTTTGTGACCTAAGAAAGAGGAAGTTGGAAGTCTGCCAACACTTCACCTAAGACTACAAAACTATGTAAGACCAAGACAGTACAGACCTCAGACCAAAAATCTCTTTGACAGCAAGGGTGCCTTGAGGACAACTATGAAATCCATACACAGTTAAAAAAGGTAGTTGGTAGTTGCCCTGTTCTCAGTCAAATCAATGTTAGGTAAGTTCATGGCAAACATGAGCAACAGGGCTGGGACCCCACAGTAAGTACCAGCCCCTCACACATTCTCTAGCACATGCCACTGCGAAAGTTGACAACCAAATGTGGAGTCCTTACCACACAGACAGGCAAAGAAGGAGCATCTCTGAGAGCAGATGACAACTGTGAAAATTCTCAGGCATGGAAAGACAAGGAGGTCTGAGAGTGTGCTTGATGCATACTCTAACAAATGCAATAACCACGCTTGAAATATATACAAgaagaattagaatattcacTTAACTGCTGAAGACTTTGTCTGTGACAAGCATGAAGCAACACATGCTTGTCTGTGACAAGCATGAAGCATGAAGGCATATGATTTAATTCCCCATATTACCTTCTTGACCTTCTTTTTACACTGTGGACAGGCTTTTGAGTAACTCAGATGCCTTCTAAATTCTACTTTATATTAATTCAAAACATGGCTAAAGTTCCATAAGTAAATCTTACACCTAAATATTGTCTGGTTTACTTCCTAACTCTAGAATACTCCCGTGTGTATATCTGTACCTACACAAATATGAGACTTTTCCTCCCACCTCTCCCCTTTCTTCTTGAGAGATCTCTGTATAaacttttccttcctgccataGGACTTATTTTCCTCTAGCTATTGTTGTTTCAGCTATTGAACACTTAAAAGTTGGGCAATAATAATGAAAGAGTGTACTAActcaaaccagaaaaatcttctCTAAGCGAAAAAAATGCTTCCAGTGAAAACATAGGAATCTGACATTTATTTGGGTAAAGGAAAGTTTGAATTGAGGTGTAAAGTCTTGCTCTGGTTTTGCTGTGTCAAGAACTTAAAACTCTAGTGAGTTCCATATTCCCAAACTGCAATGCTAGTGGCTGAAAGACAAGTGGAGTTCAAGAGCTCTGCTGAAGAACAGCACCATCTCAGCTGCAACATAACTCTGACACACAACTccaagtcctttcttttaatatttcctCTCAAAACGAAATACAAGTGGTGTTCAAGTTTTTGCTTCATTAGGAGTCCAGGCCTACCCAGCAGACTAATTCTAGGAGGAAAAAGTGCCATATTAGTATCCACTTTGTTGGCCAGCACATGCTAACTGGACCTTGTAAACTTTTGGATGGAGCTgatcctccagctccttctaGAGGAATCCAAGAGCCATTTGTTCCAACCCTCTCCTATCATGTGACCTAAGACATCATGTGTTTTGTCATACTCAGTATTAAGACAACGTGTACTTGTCACAGGAGGAATCGACTACAAGACTTTGTGAAATTTGTTCACAGGAAATGGTGCAACAGATGCAACTCATCCAAGGTAAGTGAAGTGCCCCTAGACCAAAGCATTTAACACCCAGGGAGAGTGCCAATTGCACAGTCTCTTGGCTGCACAGATTTATTGGTaccatttgcaattttttctgTGAAGACCAAACCCAGAACTTCTATATCCCTGAGTCTGTTAGTCCAGGTTTGCTAAATTCTTGCTTTTAGTACACAACATGTTTAAAAGCATTTacattgtgaaaaatgcatattttatgatcGGCATTTTGCAAtcattaaaacaaatattatatgtgttatatTAAGAGgtatgctgtattaattttcttaggctataacataatgttaaaatagaaactttgctatgtaagatacttttttgaAAGAGAGGAATGAGGTACTCccactgagatagcagccacatgacacctaaatctttcagagaaaaataatttattgctctcttatcagaaggAAACTAACATCTTCCCGCCTCATTCAGCCCTGAAGAGtcaggattaagaggaagaagttgacactgaccagacagaatcctgtgtttgaatggaatttatgcatcatgtatgaggtgtatgaatatgcaacaggttattgttttcaagggttaatcctctgttaacttgtgtcctttttcgggcttattCTGCCCAGAAAAAGATACCCAGACCATTCATAACTCTTTGTtcttattgtctcatattgtcgtaatcctaattgtccaaatttttattactctaattttattactatttttataacaattttattactattaaacttttaaaattttaaaaacaagtgactgGCATTTTTCACATATATGAAGCATTAGATAACTTACTTGTTTCTGGTGGTTTGCTGGATAGTGCTGAGAAAGTGAGGTACATGACATAGCAGCTGATGACTCCTGACTGCAGCAAGCCAGAATGGGGCTGGCCTTTACAAGAGTGAGGAAAATTAGTTATTTTTGTAGTCACTTTtgcaaactgaaaaataaatttatatctTTTAAAGAACAGCACACGAGtacttttttttcactttaagcAGTTAGTAAGTGTTTGAGGCAGTTAAGATACAGTTCCACTGTccaataaagagaaaaaagtctATCCCTTAGTTCTATGGGCTATTTTAGGAAAGCATTAGTGATTCCTGTGTAAGTAAAGAACCACCTCTGTGCTTTTGCAAAACAGAGCTGCTTTTCAAATGCTGCcacaataattttatttgccTGTAAAATCTCTGTTGGAGTCACACTACTATTTTCAGCCCAATGTGTGCAAAATACTAACAGCACACAAAGTATAAAATACTGCTGGTAACTCCACCAGGCCCAAACTTtacaaacaataaatcccaaGAATTCAAACGTAAATAGTAAAAGAGTAGTGAGTATGAGAGCTACCACAGCCAGACCTAGGTAAGTTTCACAACACAGTGGCAGCCATCAGCAGGTGGGTGTTCTCTACACTGTGTGCCTGATGGCACACCCAGAACGTCTCACACCTCTGCAGTTTCAGCAGTCAAGCTGACAAGGAGCAACCTAGCACAAGGCAGATAAAGAGTcaagagcagcaccagctctgagctACCAGTAGACTTTGTGCCCAGACATGGCTGATGGCACACAAGTGGGGCAGCACTAAAGCCCAGGAGGAGAGCAGGCCCGGGGACTCACGGTTCTGGACGCAGGGCGAAATGGccaccagggacaccaggaggcACAGGCCGCCGTTCACCCCGATCAGCACCTTGTTGTGCAGGCAGCCCTCCGGGCGCGTGTAGAACAGAGCCATGAGCACCAGGGCTGCCACGGCAATGGAGTACAGCATGAGAGTCACCAGGGCAAGCAGGCCGTTCCACACCTGCTTGTGGTTTGCCCCTGCAGTCCTGCGGAGAGAGAGACAAGCATCCTATCTTTGTCTTCCCTTGCCCAGAACATAAAATTCTAACAGCTGAAGAGTTCATATCCTCAAAGACAAAAGACAGTGTTTCCTTTCCCAAAGCACGCCTGCGTCACTACACCAGCACAGATTCTTGCATGGTTTCTACCCATGAAATAGAGGGAAACATTCCTTAGCATCCGTATTTATCTTCTGTACTATCACAATCACCTCCTTCTGATTATAATTTTAGCCCagtaattataataattatagcCCAGTGCTGACTCCCAGAACTCCCAGGAGTTCTCTGGGATCAGCCCATCAGCATGTCTCAGCTCAATATATCAGGCATTtcctcagcaccagctccaaGTACCCCAGGCTGGGCTAGCGAGTGGTGCTCTCCACACAATGAAACCAGAGGTTTATCGCTCATGGCATAgcctctcctctgctccttgTACTACCTTGAAAGTTTTACTACTCTTTCACTCAAAAAGCCTCCTCTCCGTCTGAGTCTAATCAACGGACTTCCTCAGCTAAAGAATGGTTcatcttgttttcctttcttcaccTTCTAAACATCTCTTGCAAAGCCCACCAGGGTTTAAAAGGAGCAACTAAAACAGCTGTTTTGAAAGAATGGGCTGTTTTGTAgatgtaggggtttttttcctgtggttttgtagaaacaggatttattttaaaagactaTCTAATGTAAAGAGAGCTAAAGTTAAAGGCTGGTGCAGGAATTCTTTCATCCACAAAACACCAGCTACAGTAATTAGCACTAAAAATATCTGTGGTATAAGGAGTTCTCACCTCTTCCTCCCTGAAACAGGAATTTATCAAAGCTGAAGGATTGCTAAAACTCTTTCTTAGCAGGTATTTTAATAAGAACAAGAAAGAGCTGCAAGAGTTTGTAGAGGAGGAAATGTGAGACAGAAAGGGTGGAGGTGGAGGCAGGAGAATACATATGAGAAGaaaacttaaatattttaatttgatgCAAGGCAAAGGGCTAGGACAGTAATAGAAAATATACTTGAACCAAAAATGAAGTCAATGCCCAAATATTGTATATCCAGGTTGATAATGGAATCTTGCCTATTTATATGACAAGAAAGAAGTTGAACACAAATTAGCAGTCTTcatttgagaaagaaaattgaCGTGCATTAAGCTGACATAGACAAAGCAGGATTTCTCAGTTCACAACTTTGCACATGGTTTCACTATTACATTTTTGCAACTCAAGTTTTATTCTCTTGCACCACTCCACTTAGCAGATGtattttcatataaaatatataataactTTAAAGTAAGAAATTTTTGCATCCAGACACACTACTACTTAACAGAAGCCAAGCAGTTCAGGTAAGAATAAACCAGCAGAGCAGAAGTGAGCAATAAGGAAACATTTCTGTTGGGCAAGGAGAAGGTAGATAAATGAAATATGAACAGGTCTGATTCAAGTGTCTGCTTTCAAAAATTACATCCAAGACACATCTACATTCTTTGTTACGAGAAAAATATTGGTCAGGAGTCCATCAGAATTTTAAGGAAATAACTGCTTTCCCAACACATACCAATTTTTATTCCACTTGTGTGCGAACTCAACCAGCAGGATGAGCTGAATGGCAATGAAAAGGAACCCTCCTGTTGCTCCTACATAGCGCCAGGCTGCAaggcagagaggcagaaaatAGGTCAAACGCCCTTCCCTTCAGAGAAAATGGATTTATTGTCTATGCAGTGAAGCTGTTAATGTGGTTGAATATCTCAAGCTCAACAAATGTAGCAGGAGATTTCAGATGAAAGGCCAGCTCAGTTAACTCAAGATTAGCTCCCTTATGAATTCAGCTTGCAACCCGCTACATTTTCAATATAATCATGTCAGGACAGCTACTGGGTTTCCCTAACCTAGAAAATTTTGTGGAGCCTATGAGTTACTACGTTAAGACAGAAAATACTGAAACCTTTATTTGTGACTGACAGAAAGGAGGTGGTGTGAAGGCTTTCCACAGGAATCTAAACCCTGAAATTGAAGGTACTGGAACCCAATCATTACTAAAACTGGCAATTTCTTCTCCTCCAGATTCCAGTaccacagaaaaacaaaggtGGGGTTTATCTATTCACAAATGCTGTTCCGAGCCACTCCCAAGGAACACTTAGTATTCACTGACTGGTTTTAGGACAGGTTATTTGGGTACTTAACTGTTGACCTATATATACTGCATTTGGGCAGCTGCTTGGATGTTTTAGACAACAGATTTCTTACGTGCAACATCAGAATacctattttaatttttagctGTATATAcagcttgtgctgctctgcagtacACAGCCTACAAATTACTCCAGGTGTGGAACTGATTTCAATGAAGAAAAGACCAAGGAAGTGCATTAGCAATATTCAGCCATATCCTTAGATTGTGctttccttttgaaaaaaaGCCTGTGTAAGTTAAGTGGAAGGATGGAACAGTCAGGGCTCATTTCCATTAACAGTTGAtgtagagatttttttcttactctaTCATAAGCTCATTAtttaaaagcaagcaaaaatgTCATTGTCTGGTTTGCTAAACATATTGCATGCACTTGACAGGCTTCTTCAaacatacaaaacaaaaaacaagatGAAGTTATTCTGTAAAAAAGTACATAAAAACCGGCAGGGCACAAAGTGGCATGTGTATTTGGGAAAGGGAGAGTAGGAAAGGTCAGATCACCAATGGAGTGAATAATTAAATAGACTCTCCTGATCTCCCTCTGCCACAGTATACTGCAAACATTTATGGATCAATCAAAATTAAGATCAGCATAGCCAGGGTGGATTTAGCACTACAATCCACAGAAACCTACTGCTTGCACATAATCTTCCTCCTCCATGATTAACAAACTGCTTGGGAAACATGgcaagagattttatttttcaagaaaaaaaaaagcagttggGAGAATGACCCTCTCCCTctaaaaaaaacctaaacaaaaccaagcaaTCAAAAGACAGTGTAAGTTTCTTGAAAGGAGGGGAGAAAATCCCACAAACATATCATACCCAAACCATCTGTAAATTTCAAATTCAGGGGCAGACTAGAGGTCAGTTTAGCAGGAGTCACAGAATACAGCTTTGGAGTGAAAAGTCACGAGCTAGTTTGGGAAAGAAAGCTTGTAATGCTGTATCTCCAGACTACATTAGACTGCAGTTGAGaatcagcacagaaaaattctgtttctcctCTTCTGCAAACACATCAGTTCCTGAAGATGTTTCACCATGACAAGGGTCACTTGCAAAGATGACAGGCAGTCTCACCTGCTCATGGGTACAAGGCATTGCACTGCATCTATATCTAATCCAAACAGAATGGGTCCTAAGGACAAACACATACAGCCAGGCCACAGCTTCAGAGAGGACATGGAAGAGAGCCTCAAACTGAGCCAGGGCCAAACAAACAGACAGCAAAAGCAAGAAGCTGAATTATAACTGTCAGTGGTTTACTTGTAGTGGTTTTTACTTTAGTTTCCCAGAGTACTGTGCTCATAGTTTGCCTGCCCACTCGATTCTCTTCCTTATGCTactcctccctcctgcccttttAAACATCCTGGCTAGAGCAGATGGGCATTGAGAACAAGGGAACCAAGCAAGTCTTTGTGGAAGCAGGCAGCATACACACCTGCTCCTTTGCTCtactgatcccatcccattccccatcACCTGTTCAGACCCAGCAGCTCAAGTGCTTACAAGGACCTGCAAGATGTACTTACTGTAAATGTAGGAGAACAAACTCATCTTGGTATCACCAGGATTTTTGCTCCTAGCCCACAAGATTTCTGTGATAAACTCCCCTCCCACCTGGCACTTCAGTACTGGGCTAGCACCAGCAtgcctgtgccctgccagcatTCCTTCCAAAACTGGAAATGCTTCTGATATGGCATCCTCAGCAGAGCACATGTACCAGGGCCCAAGAACTCTAATTTTACTTTACTGCATGTACACCCCCAACCTGAAAACTAACAACATCTCAAATTCTTTTGGGGCACTGCAAgtttgcagtgcccagcaggtTACTGTGCCTCCTGGAGCACTGGCATCTCTCCACTGTGCAGCCTCACTGCTGCACTATGCCAGAGCTACCCTGCACAAGCCAAACTAATAAGCAGCTCTGTGTTCTTGAGTGAACAACTCCTTCTGCACCATTATAGTTCCATATTTCTTAAAGAACTGGCAAGAATTCCTGAAGAATTGCGGCAGTGGTATCGTTACCTACCACTTTGGCCTGCTCTTGGTCAGAAAAAAAAcatgctgctccctgcacattCACATGAAGACCATGTAGTTTGCACATACAGTGTTCCCCCCAAACACTGGTTTTGCATCTGGCTTGTAAAGGCTTTACTTGAAGAAACAAGGCAATATTCATGTTGATCAGACTTCTCAGATTTCTAACCAGTCACAAGATAGTAGAGAATGAACCAGCATAACAAAAATAAGAGGACATACCATTGAGGAAAGTGTCCTGATCAGGAATGAAGAAGGCTCCTGAGCACATTGCTGCCAGAACTATAAGTTTGATAAGCCAGAATCTgtatgagagaaaaaaaacatctGGTTTAATAGGAATTAGAGATTTTCAGCTTTAGTACCTCAAGAAATCTTTATTTAAAGAGTAAcgaggaaaaaaaccacatccTTTGATGACTGATTACCACTTTACTTAGTTTTCACTTGACCAcattatttctaaaaaaaagagcaaagtgAAGATTTTTgagttgtggggtttttttctgcctaGTACTACATCTAAGTAGAAAGTTTGCGGCACAATTTTGTGAAGAGATGTTAAAATTAGAGTGGAGATGTTAAAATGTTAGATGTTAAAATTAGGCAATCAAATAAAAAACTCACCCATTATGAATGTATGCTCGGCAACTTTTGCTGTTGTTAATTTTGATGGTGAAcaagaagaataaaaagaagaaacaggCCATTCCAAAACAGACTTTGTACACTGCAGAGTATCCCACCAGCTTCTCACACATCTCACCCGCCTGAATACCCTTGCACATCTGCTTGTAGAAGGGAATCTGAAAAGCAGAACACATTATATATAAACTGTTAGAAAGGACACAAAGCACACATAAGCATGTCTATGTCTGGGCACCACTGACTTTTCACTGGCTTCATTTAATACCTTTGACATCCCTTCAGCCTGGATTTCAGGGTTCAGGGGATATAATAAAATCCGAAACATAAGGGACTGAACTCTTCCAGAACCTTCTCTCAATTCTTTACAGATCCCTTGGGGTACAAGTCCACTTTCCTTCAGCTCTCCTGGTTCACGCCATTACTGCTTATTCCCTCACCCTAGGGACCTTCTCCCTTCTTCCCATGCTGTACAGCAAGAGACTCTGATTGCTTCAGTAATTCAGCTTACGTGAGACACACCAGgggcttgtgctgccctggctgcaaaGGCAGACTGAAACACACCCAAGTGTcacaggggcagcagccacCCTCCTCTCTATCACTGCTTCTgacagggagctgtgccagatgacctgattttgttttaaattaacagAAAGATGGAATATTCCTGCCTCTCTTGACTcattaaatatttgcttttgagGCCTTTCCCCgcaaaggggaaaacaaacagctgcaCATTCTGGCTTCAGTTTCACCACATGAATATGATGCTGGGTGCTCAGAAAAACAGGTCTTGTGGCCAGGACCCGCTGCTGTGAGGCACCTCTGTGTAGACATGGGCTCCTCACAGCCAGAGAACCATTCAGctgcacagaaacacaggaatTTAATTAGAAAACCACTAtccatttcaaagaaaaaaagggcCTCTCTGTGTGCTTACAGCCTTCAGCTAAGGCTGGTAAGACCAGTTGAACAGCATTATTAAACTCTCTGGAGCTGACTGCTGCTATCCATGCAGGTGACTGGAGGATAGAGAAGCCAAtgtgcagcaggacacagcatgCACAAATCAACAGCTATGGCAAAGGAAACCCCTTTATTCAGCAAGCAGGTCAGTACACAAAGCCATGGCAATGAAAGAATAACAGGGTCTGCAGGCTAGCCATCAGacagcattcccagctgggtAGAAAGTCCTTGAGATTCAGGAAACAAGTGATAAACAAGTAAACTGCCAGCTTCCAGCACCAGGCTCTGAAAGCCTACCTCTCTCAGCAGGGTATGCAACTCCAATCCATGTTCCAGGACTCCAAACCAGTCAGGGGCTCAACAACCCTCCTAGCAGTTTCTCAAAAAGACGAGCTCACTCCAGCACTTGTGTGGCTGAGCTGAGGATAGCAGACCTAACTACAATTTGGAGCTGATTTTTTGGTGGGCTAGAACCAGACGAGGAGATGAAAACTGCTGTTTCATCTGCTGTTTCATCAccaacagcacagctctgtggtgTTACAAGAAGGGACTCAAGCTGGGCCACTCcaagctgctccttcagcagtaACTCAGAGATTAGCAGCCTCTGCATAAAGAAGCTGGACATTAAAGTAGCTGTGGCTAACCTGCATCCAAGAGTTTTTGGAAAGCTCCTGAGAAATTGTCTGGAGCATCAGCAACACTTTTCCCAGGTCTTGGAAAGCAATGAAATGTCTGACTGGGAAAACATGCCAGCATTCAAAATGAGCAAATGGATTGAATGGAATAATTATGAGAGCTCTCAAAGCTACAGTGATGCCAGGGCAAGCCAAGGGGTCACAACAATGCCAGGGAAAGCAACTGGGCTATCAATTAATGCTTTCCTGTTCTTTGCTTATAATAACCATCAACCAGGAAAGGTTAGAAAACAGCATAATATTgaactaaaaatatttctgggaaAATTACTTATTTGTTTGACATCCATGATAGTACTCACCAAGGAGACAGATTTTTACAAGATCTGTTCACTTTACTTACAAGACTTgcagaacaaaacacaacaaaacaaaaatatcacaGAACCTGATTAACTGACTAGCTAATCAGAAACAGATCTATGGGTAGCCATAAATAGGCACCTTCTTTAATTGCATAGGTTTCTACAGAAATCTTGATGGGATTTTTGAACCTATACATTCTTTCCTCCTGTAAGTATTAACTTCATTACAGGTCTGGCTGAGAGAAAATGGATGGATTCACAAGAACAATAGCTCAGTTTGCCCTACATAAGCAACAAAGAGTTTAGCCACCATATAGTATTCACCACACTAAGCAGTAAAAAGTGATGGCCACAGAAACAGTCCCATGAGACTGAATGGTCTTTTAGGAGACCCATGGTCCTGAAGGAACAAAACAAGAATAAAACCAAACTCCTGGAGACCTTAACAGGTGGAACACACAagcacagtgctgggagcaACAGGACCAGTGCAATAAAAACAGTATGTTTTTGTGAAAGGATGGTCTATTGCTGGGAACAATGTATCAAGGCTTATGTGACTTCATTGATAGACAAAAAAGACTAAAGTTTCTTTTCAATCTATAGCTCTGAAACATGTTCAGCTGCTGAGAAGGCTGCACACCCTATGTGCTTTACCATGCTGGGTATTTTCGATAGCCATTAAGTCACATATTTGTTATTTGCCAAGATACAGTGAAATAGCTACTTTTGTACCtttaaaagcagcagtagtTAAACTCTTTGGCCTCGGAGCAGAGGACAAAGCATTCTTGTTGCAGAAACTCAGTATCCGCTCCAATAACACGAACGCCTCAGCTGCTGTGCAAGCAATGATGTTATCACAGCAAAGCTGGCCATCTTCCAGCACGCACTGCAGCCCTCAGAGGTGATCAACATCTGAGCAGCATCTACAGAAACACGATgtcctgaacttgctctcctcTCAGTGCAAGCTGCAAGCACACAGAACCACCGTGGTGCCTGGCCAGCCCCAGATGGGGTCTGTCAGCACCTGAATGTGCGAGTGCAGGAGTGTGGCAAAGCACATCCCAGGGGAACAGCAAGGGAGAAATGTGCAGAAACAGCCCTGGAGGACCCTGCTTCCACCTGGATGTCCTCTTCCAAGGAGGGAGAATATGGCAGGCAAACTTCGTTAAGGATGCATGAGTGAAAATCTATGTAGGTGGGAAAGCAAGGGCAAAAATCCCCACGTAAAATCACCTGTCCTGAGCAgctgagaaattaaataaaaaaccaagaaacaaTCAGATCAGAACACATCATCATGAATCTACGGCTAAATTTTTATCAGAAATATGCAAAGGGCATCTGCACTCAGAACCCTTATTTTTGGTAGCATATTTGGTGTTTAACATGCAATAATGCAGCTAAGGGCCAAGGCATAAACCTAGCAGGGGAAATAAGACTGAAAGTATGTTTTGCTGGAACATGTGACCACCTTGTACTGAAATGCTTTCACACAACTAAACTGAGGGTTACTGGTGttcattttcctgaaaatgtatttcttatttttcttttcattaattaAGTAGGACATGGATATTTTTAGACTGAAACCATTAGTTTTGAAAGAGCtttaacattaaaaatttaaattttaaaaaatctaaacaTTTTTTTGAGAGACCAAAAcaattctttcccttttcttctctaAATTATCATTTCCAAGCCtgtaaaatgcaattttttgcTTCAACAGAACACATGTGAGTAAAGCTGtatctgtttttttaaaaaacagcataacaggaaaaaagaaataatatatgGATCAAGGTATAGAAGCACAATATGCAGTGTAATTCCATA encodes the following:
- the SERINC5 gene encoding serine incorporator 5; this translates as MGWEFRTPHLTMLACCCGTAACSLCCKCCPKIKQSTSTRFMYALYFILVTIICCVMMSTTVANEMKTHIPFYKQMCKGIQAGEMCEKLVGYSAVYKVCFGMACFFFLFFLFTIKINNSKSCRAYIHNGFWLIKLIVLAAMCSGAFFIPDQDTFLNAWRYVGATGGFLFIAIQLILLVEFAHKWNKNWTAGANHKQVWNGLLALVTLMLYSIAVAALVLMALFYTRPEGCLHNKVLIGVNGGLCLLVSLVAISPCVQNRQPHSGLLQSGVISCYVMYLTFSALSSKPPETILDENNRNITICVPEFSQGLHRDENLVTGLGTTILFGCILYSCLTSTTRASSEALRGIYATAETEVARCCFCCVPDGDADAEEHVEKRGGQTVVYDEKKGTVYSYAYFHFVFFLASLYVMMTVTHWFHYESAQIEKFFTGTWSIFWIKMVSCWFAVMIWTAVLYSI